CGACACGGTCGCGATCCTGGCCAACGGAGCCGCCGAGAACCCGACCATCGTGTACCCGGAAGACGAGGGGTACGCCAGCTTCCGCGCCGCCCTGTTGCATGTGTGCCAGGACCTGGCCAAGCAGATCGCCTTCGACGGTGAGGGCGCGACGAAGGCCGTGACGATCGAGGTCAAGGGCGCTCGCAGCTTCGAGCAGGCACGCGCGATGGGCAAGGCGATCGCCAACTACAACCTGGTGAAGGCCATGCTCTACGGCATGGACTTCAACTGGGGCCGGGTCGCCGCCGCTATGGGCGCAAGCCTGATGGACTTCAAGCCCGAGGACGTTTCCATTGAGATGCAGGGGATCGCTGCCTGGCGCAAGGGCAATCCGGTACCCTTCGACCTCGCCACGGCACGCGAGGCACTGAAGTCGGAGGACATCCGGATCCGAGTGAACCTCGGTCAGGGCGATGCGGAGGCGACCGTCTGGACCTGCGACATCACGCCCGAGTACGTGAGCTTCAACGCGGAATACGAAAGCGCCGAGCCCACCAGCTAGCCCCTCCTGACAGGCCGGCCGCCTCCGAACTGATCGGAGGAACGCTGAGGCCGGGGCACGGCCCGGTCCCATACCCTTCGGAGTTGAGCATGGAACAGCTCAAGCAGTCGGCACAGACCCTGATCGAGGCCCTTCCTTACATCCGCCAGTGGTCGGGCAAGACCGTGGTGGTCAAGTATGGCGGCAACGCCATGACCGACGATGCGCTCAAGCGCAGTGTCGCCGAGGACCTGGTGCTGCTGCACTACGTCGGCATCAAGGTTGTTGCGGTGCACGGTGGCGGTCCGGCGATCAACTCCATGATGGAGCGCCTGGGCCTGGAGTCACGCTTCGTCGCCGGCCTGCGGGTCACCGATGCCCCGACGATGGAAGTCGCACAGATGGTGCTCGTCGGCCAGATCAACCAGGAGCTGGTGTCCCTGGTGAATGCCTGCGGCGGCAAGGCCGTCGGCCTCTCCGGCAAGGACGCCAACCTCATCCGCTGCCGCAAGATCGAGCACCCCGCGGGCGACCTGGGCTTCGTCGGCGACATCGTTTCCATGGACTGTTCCGTGATCGACACTCTCACCGATGCCGGCTACATCGTAGTGATCTCC
This genomic window from Armatimonadia bacterium contains:
- the argB gene encoding acetylglutamate kinase: MEQLKQSAQTLIEALPYIRQWSGKTVVVKYGGNAMTDDALKRSVAEDLVLLHYVGIKVVAVHGGGPAINSMMERLGLESRFVAGLRVTDAPTMEVAQMVLVGQINQELVSLVNACGGKAVGLSGKDANLIRCRKIEHPAGDLGFVGDIVSMDCSVIDTLTDAGYIVVISSIGVGEEGESYNINADTVAGDLAGALKAEKLVTLSDVRGIFRDIKDESSLLSKLSLEEARELMKSDIISKGMIPKLQSCIGALEKGVSRAHMIDGRVPHAILMELFTDQGIGTMLEGQPSPW